The Magnetospirillum sp. WYHS-4 genome includes the window GGAATGCCTGATCGACCTGCCCTCCCTGGGCCCCACGCGGGTGATCGACTTCCATCTTTGCGCCGGCGGGCTCAAGCACCATCCGGAGGCGCCGCCCGCCGAGGCGGTGCGCACCGCCCAGATCGCCGAACTGCTGGCCGTCGCCCATGGGCCGGGCGCCGCAGCGGTGGTCCTGGCCGGCGACCTCAACAGCGGGCCCCACACCTCGCCGGCCAACTACCGCCAGGTCCTGGCCGGCGGATTCCGCGACGCCCTGGCGGAACCCGGCGAAGACGCCTTCACCTGGGACCCCGCCAACCCCATGATTACCGGAGAGTTGAACCGCTCCCTGCCGCCCCAGCGCATCGACCATGTCTTTTTGCGGGGTCCGGCACGGGCCTGCGAGGCCGGGCTCGCCCTGCACGAGCCGCGCGCCGACCTGTCCGACGGGCGTTGCGTTCCCGTCTCCGACCACTATGGCCTGCGGGTACGGATCGAGCCGGCTTGATTACTGGCGGACAGCGCCGTCCATGGCCTTGGCGATGGCGCCGAAAAGGCCGGTGGCGCTCAACGGCTTTTCCAGCACCGCATCCACCCCCACCGCAGACGCCCGTCGCCGAAGAACCTCGCCATCCAGGCCGCTGACGAAAACGAAACGGGTCAGGGGATCGATGCGGAAAACCTCGCGGGCCATAGCCACGCCGTCCATGCCGTCCATCACCACGTCGCAGAGAACGACATCGGCCGGGTACTTCATCAGGCTATCCAGACCTTCCTGGGCACTCATCACGGAACGGGCCTCGTGGGTACCGGCCACCGTCAGCAGGGTTTC containing:
- a CDS encoding endonuclease/exonuclease/phosphatase family protein; amino-acid sequence: MAVFLTLNAYLLDVRLFGRVRVYKAAPWIEPRRRALLQALRESDADVVCLQEVFRRPHRADLAGGLKDLFPHAAGIRHPGLPLGTGLMVLSRHPILAARPREFRAAFFEERLAIRMGLLECLIDLPSLGPTRVIDFHLCAGGLKHHPEAPPAEAVRTAQIAELLAVAHGPGAAAVVLAGDLNSGPHTSPANYRQVLAGGFRDALAEPGEDAFTWDPANPMITGELNRSLPPQRIDHVFLRGPARACEAGLALHEPRADLSDGRCVPVSDHYGLRVRIEPA